CCTGCTAAAACAATTTTTCCCATAAATTTAACCTCCCTGCATAATTTATAATTTTTTACTTTTTATGATTTTTAACTCAGATGCCATTTAAAATAAATAAAATAACTTAGACAACAGAAGCTTTTCTAATAAAAATGACTCTATAAGAATTTAATATTAATACAGAAAACATTAACAACCCATGAGCTACACTTTGCCAATAAAAATTAATCTCCTCTAAACTAAGACCATTGGATACAACTCCATAAAATATTACTCCAACCAATGTACCTGGTACATCTACAAAACCCTTCTCATTTAAAGTACTTCCAATAAAAACCGCACCTATAGCATCCATCAGATAGTAGCTTCCACTAAGGGGAACATAAGATTTTACTGCAGAAGCTCCAACTATTCCAGCTAATGCACAGATTACACTACATAGTACAAAAGCATAAAAGGTATATTTTTTTACGGGAACACCAGAAAGCTTCGCGGCTTCACTTTGAGAGCCAATGGCATATAAATATCTGCCCAATATGGTTTTCTTCAACAAAAAATGTACAAGTACTGATACCAAAATAGCTAAAATTACAGAAAATTTAAAATCAATTTGCCCTCCCCATTTTTGTACCACAAATATACTTCCATCTCCTAAAAATTTAAATACTCCATCCATCTCTGGCATATATACAGGTGTTCCTCCTTTAGTAATAATTTTTTCTATACTTTGTCCTATAAAAAGAGTTCCCAGTGTAGCTAAAAATATGGTAATCTTAACCTTCAACACCAAAAAGCTATTAAAAGCTCCTACAATAGCCCCTGAAAGCAGTCCAAAAATAATGGCTATTAGCCATCCAGAACCTGCTTCTAATAACAACACAGATACCATGCCTCCAATATCAAATGCCACAGCTACAGAAAGATCTATTCCTCCTGCTGCAACGACTAGACACAATCCTACAGATACTAAAGCAAGTATAGCTGATTGACTGAAAATATTTATTAAATTACCAGGATTCAAAAAATCAGGAGTAGTTACAGAAAGTCCTATAATTAATAATAATAATGCTATTATAGTGCTATATCGTATTAAAATATTTTTCAACATATTTTTAATTTAACCTCCTTTGCTGTGTAGTAGTAATTGCTACCGCCATCAATATTAAGACACCTTTAACTGCATAAACCCAATATGTTGGAACATTTATTAAGGTAAATCCATTTGTAAGCATTTCAACAAATAATGCACTAAGAATCGTACCTGGAATATTGGGTACAGAAGTATGTGAAAAAATAGCACTCATGTAAGCTGAAAGTAATATATCAAATAACATGACATCTCCTATTCCAGGCACACTGCCAGATAGCCGAGAAGCAGCTAGTACACCTGCAATTAATGCACTTATTGATGCAATAATATAAGTTAAAGATAAAATAAACTTTACATTAATACCTGATATTGTTGCAGCTTCAGGATTTCCTCCTACAGCATTTATCCAATTTCCAAATGCTGATTTATTTAAAAGTATATACAATATTATTTCAACTAATATAAATACCCAAACTGAACTTGGCAAGAATAAAAAACTTCCACTTGATAAAAATTGAAATATAGGATTAGACACATCTATGGGCTTATTGCCAGAAATAAGCAGTTCAGTTCCTTGTAATAAATACATCATTGACAATGTTGCAAGTAAAGGGATTATTTTAAGTTTTACAATCATAAAAGAATTTATAAATCCTATAAATAAACTGCAAACTACACTTATTCCTATTATCACTAAAAAAGAATAGTTTTTGCTTATTAAATAAGTTATAATAACACTGCTGATTGCAAGATTATTTCCTAGTGATAGATCGATTCCTCCTCTGATAACATGAGTACCGCCTCCAATTAATATTATAGTCATTCCAGAGGCAACAATTCCTAAGACACTAGCTTGATTCAATATATTTAATATGTTTTGCAATTGTAAAAAAGATGGTGAAATAATTGAAAATACTATAGCCAGAACAATAAATATTATATATCCACAATATTTAAATAAAATATTAGTAAACTTTAAGGACTTAGCATTTACTGCCAATTGAGTCATTTTTATTTCCCCCCATCATAGAAATAAATACTTCATTTGTTGTTATACTATTTCCATCAAATTCATTTATAACTTTTCCTCTATACATTACTAAAATACGATCAGACAATCCCACTAACTCCTGTATATCTTGTGAAATTAATATTATTCCTGCTCCTTGTTCGGCCATTTCACTTATAATAGAGTAAATCTCTACTTTTGCACCTACATCAACTCCTGAAGTTAACTCATTTAATATAAAAAGCTTAGAATCGCTATTTAGCCACTTTCCAATGGCAACTTTTTGTTGATTTCCACCACTGAGCAGACCGGCAGCCGTTTCCTGACTAAAAGTACGAATTCCTAATTTTTCTATCAGTTCATGTACCTTGTCATGTTCATATGTATTGTTAATTATTCCTTTGTCACTTATTTTTTTTAAGCTTGAAATAGTTATATTTTCTCGAACAGACATATTTTGAATTACACCTAACTTTCGTCTATCCTCAGGTATATATGCAATTCCCAGCGCTACTGATTTTTCAGGACTATTTTTTAATAATTGTCTCCCATTAAATTCTACAGCTCCACCAACTATTCCACTGCTATCATAAATAGCTTTGCCTACGTCAGTATGTCCAGATCCCATCAACCCTGTTATACCGATTATTTCCCCGCTATGAACTTGAAAACTCACATCAGTAAATTGCCCACTATGAGTCAATCCTTTCACATTTAACAGAACTTCTTTTTTCCATCTTTTTTTAGGTGGAAACTGATTTTCTATGTTTCGGCCAATCATCATAACTACAATATCCTTAACTTCCAGTCCGTTACAATCCATAGTTTTAACTTTTGTACCATTTCTGAGAACCGTAATCCTATGGCATAAATCTAACACTTCACCTAAGTAATGGGATATATAAATAACTGCAATTTTTTTACCTAATTCTCGTATAATTGAAAATAGTCTGTCTGCCTCTTGTTTTGGAAGCACTGCAGTAGGTTCATCGAAAACAATTATTTTAGGGTCATTAAGTAATGCACGGCAAATCTGAATTAACTGCTGTTCACCTACAGTTAAATTACCCATTAATCTATTTCCTGAAATAACAATTCCTAATTTTTCTTTTAAAATTACCTCAGCCTCTTTTTCCATTGATTTTCTATTCAATAATTTAAGATGAGAATATGTAGGCTCAATACCTAAAAATAGAGACTCTGCAACAGTTAGATGAGGAACTATATATCTTTCTTGATGAATAAAATGTATTTTCATCTTATCTACAATCTTCGTTGTTAAATGCTCTTTAATTTCCCCATTAAATTTAATCTGTCCACTATCTTGACTATAAATTCCTGCGAGTATTTTCATTAAAGTAGATTTTCCAGCTCCATTTTCTCCCACAATTCCATGAATTTCAGCATTACGGATTTGTAAAGTAACATTTTCAAGAGCCTTAACTCCTGGGAATTCTTTTTGTATATTTATCATCTCTAAAATATATTCTTCACTCATAAAATTTAACTATTCTCCTTTTAACCGCATATTATTATTTCAAGAGGATAGAAAATTTTCTATCCTCCATTTGGAATTTTATTTTTTATCATTAAATAAAATTTTTTCTGCCTCTTCCACATTATCCTTTGTCACAAGATATGGTTCCATATAAACTGACCTTGGAACTTCTTCACCATTTAAATATCGTGCCATTGAATCAATTACAGCTTGACCAATCTTATAAGGCTGTTGGGCCATATCTGCTGCAAAAGGAGAATC
This genomic interval from Clostridium kluyveri contains the following:
- a CDS encoding ABC transporter permease codes for the protein MLKNILIRYSTIIALLLLIIGLSVTTPDFLNPGNLINIFSQSAILALVSVGLCLVVAAGGIDLSVAVAFDIGGMVSVLLLEAGSGWLIAIIFGLLSGAIVGAFNSFLVLKVKITIFLATLGTLFIGQSIEKIITKGGTPVYMPEMDGVFKFLGDGSIFVVQKWGGQIDFKFSVILAILVSVLVHFLLKKTILGRYLYAIGSQSEAAKLSGVPVKKYTFYAFVLCSVICALAGIVGASAVKSYVPLSGSYYLMDAIGAVFIGSTLNEKGFVDVPGTLVGVIFYGVVSNGLSLEEINFYWQSVAHGLLMFSVLILNSYRVIFIRKASVV
- a CDS encoding ABC transporter permease encodes the protein MTQLAVNAKSLKFTNILFKYCGYIIFIVLAIVFSIISPSFLQLQNILNILNQASVLGIVASGMTIILIGGGTHVIRGGIDLSLGNNLAISSVIITYLISKNYSFLVIIGISVVCSLFIGFINSFMIVKLKIIPLLATLSMMYLLQGTELLISGNKPIDVSNPIFQFLSSGSFLFLPSSVWVFILVEIILYILLNKSAFGNWINAVGGNPEAATISGINVKFILSLTYIIASISALIAGVLAASRLSGSVPGIGDVMLFDILLSAYMSAIFSHTSVPNIPGTILSALFVEMLTNGFTLINVPTYWVYAVKGVLILMAVAITTTQQRRLN
- a CDS encoding sugar ABC transporter ATP-binding protein → MSEEYILEMINIQKEFPGVKALENVTLQIRNAEIHGIVGENGAGKSTLMKILAGIYSQDSGQIKFNGEIKEHLTTKIVDKMKIHFIHQERYIVPHLTVAESLFLGIEPTYSHLKLLNRKSMEKEAEVILKEKLGIVISGNRLMGNLTVGEQQLIQICRALLNDPKIIVFDEPTAVLPKQEADRLFSIIRELGKKIAVIYISHYLGEVLDLCHRITVLRNGTKVKTMDCNGLEVKDIVVMMIGRNIENQFPPKKRWKKEVLLNVKGLTHSGQFTDVSFQVHSGEIIGITGLMGSGHTDVGKAIYDSSGIVGGAVEFNGRQLLKNSPEKSVALGIAYIPEDRRKLGVIQNMSVRENITISSLKKISDKGIINNTYEHDKVHELIEKLGIRTFSQETAAGLLSGGNQQKVAIGKWLNSDSKLFILNELTSGVDVGAKVEIYSIISEMAEQGAGIILISQDIQELVGLSDRILVMYRGKVINEFDGNSITTNEVFISMMGGNKNDSIGSKC